Proteins found in one Miscanthus floridulus cultivar M001 chromosome 4, ASM1932011v1, whole genome shotgun sequence genomic segment:
- the LOC136550720 gene encoding L-type lectin-domain containing receptor kinase IX.1-like — MHGCPWLVPSSYLPTTLVLLTAASLLAGCATAEELYTPVKTLCPANGGNFSAGSMFQVNRDGLLHSLSTAGSATNTGFLNTTFGKRNDQVFGVIMCFADTAWADCKKCLDRAPSYTSTACPSGRTGALLYRECLLRYSDEYFASIYTDQTEQPWYESVSVYVDDMVSMNNTRWKMMNRLIAQAAAAPLRYALDNNESYKDPTTGIGVHGLVQCRRDLTPSWCTICLHALVLDLLEEWPNNTAASLRSFSCYVKYDQEPITLMTVPEPPPDEEAPPPPDPPSTKNPKAKMSLMVAAAASAILLLTLAILLRLFFGCMLKGRTATANAADEDMEGKFRNGAGPKGFSYGVLAAATSNFSDDQKLGEGGFGSVYKGFLDQLNLHVAIKRVSRSSSQGRKEYASEVTIISQLRHRNLVKLIGWCHSHDELLLVYDLMPNGSLDRHLYSADNILSWQRRYDIILGIGSALLYLHQDCEQGVLHRDIKPSNVMLDASFNAKLGDFGLARLVDHGRGVHTTELAGTMGYMDPDCMVTGRFSTESDMYAFGVVLLEVACGQRPIVVMQDENENTVVHLARRVLEMHGRGEALDAADPRLDGNFDARQMERVLVVGLWCTAHDRSLRPSIWQAVRALRFESSEPTVTNGRHEPLPVIGRLASLRHNQNLQL; from the exons ATGCATGGCTGTCCGTGGTTGGTGCCGTCATCATATCTTCCCACCACGCTCGTTCTCCTCACCGCCGCCAGCTTGCTTGCTGGGTGCGCTACTGCTGAGGAGCTTTACACTCCGGTGAAGACGCTCTGCCCGGCGAATGGAGGCAACTTCAGCGCCGGCAGCATGTTCCAGGTGAACAGAGACGGTCTCCTCCACAGCCTCAGCACCGCCGGCTCCGCCACAAACACCGGGTTCCTCAACACCACCTTCGGCAAGCGGAACGACCAGGTCTTCGGAGTCATCATGTGCTTCGCCGATACCGCCTGGGCCGACTGCAAGAAATGCCTGGACAGGGCACCTTCCTACACGAGCACGGCGTGTCCGAGTGGCCGGACCGGGGCGCTCCTGTACAGAGAGTGCCTTCTCCGCTACTCCGACGAGTACTTTGCCTCCATATATACCGACCAAACTGAACAACCGTGGTATGAGTCCGtgagcgtgtatgtggatgacatggtgaGCATGAACAATACTCGGTGGAAGATGATGAACAGGCTCATCGCCCAAGCCGCCGCAGCACCACTTAGATACGCCTTGGACAACAACGAAAGTTACAAGGACCCGACGACTGGTATTGGTGTGCACGGGCTCGTGCAGTGCAGGAGGGACCTGACGCCGTCCTGGTGCACTATATGCCTCCATGCCCTCGTGCTAGATCTGCTGGAAGAATGGCCGAACAATACCGCTGCTTCTCTGAGGTCGTTCAGCTGCTATGTCAAATACGACCAGGAGCCGATCACGCTGATGACGGTGCCAGAGCCACCACCTGACG AAGAGGCTCCACCGCCTCCGGATCCGCCCAGCACAAAGAACCCCAAGGCCAAGATGTCTCTGATGGTCGCGGCGGCTGCTAGTGCCATCCTCTTGTTAACCCTTGCCATCTTGTTGCGCCTCTTCTTTGGCTGCATGTTGAAGGGAAGGACTGCCACTGCAAACGCGGCAGACGAAGACATGGAAGGAAAATTCAGGAACGGAGCTGGACCAAAAGGATTCAGCTACGGCGTGCTAGCGGCTGCCACTAGCAACTTCTCAGACGACCAGAAGCTCGGCGAAGGTGGCTTCGGTTCCGTATACAAAGGTTTCCTGGACCAGCTGAACCTACACGTTGCCATAAAAAGAGTGTCCAGGAGCTCCAGCCAGGGCAGGAAAGAGTACGCCTCCGAGGTGACCATCATCAGCCAGCTGAGGCACCGCAACCTGGTGAAGCTCATCGGATGGTGCCATAGCCATGACGAGCTCCTCCTCGTCTATGACCTTATGCCAAATGGAAGCCTTGACAGGCACCTCTACAGTGCAGACAACATACTCTCTTGGCAGCGCAG GTATGATATTATCCTTGGGATTGGCTCCGCACTTCTGTACCTACATCAAGACTGCGAACAAGGTGTATTGCACAGGGACATCAAACCCAGCAACGTCATGCTGGACGCCTCTTTCAACGCCAAGCTCGGCGACTTTGGGCTGGCGAGGCTCGTCGACCATGGCCGCGGCGTGCACACCACGGAGCTGGCCGGCACCATGGGGTACATGGACCCGGACTGCATGGTCACGGGCAGGTTCAGCACCGAATCAGACATGTACGCCTTCGGCGTTGTCCTCCTCGAGGTCGCTTGCGGCCAGCGGCCCATCGTGGTCATGCAGGATGAGAATGAGAACACCGTCGTCCATCTGGCGCGGCGGGTCCTGGAGATGCATGGCCGTGGTGAGGCCCTGGACGCGGCGGATCCTCGGCTAGATGGCAACTTCGACGCGCGCCAGATGGAGCGCGTGCTGGTGGTAGGGCTTTGGTGCACGGCGCATGACCGGAGCCTGAGGCCGTCCATCTGGCAGGCCGTTCGGGCGCTGCGGTTCGAGTCCTCGGAGCCAACAGTCACTAACGGACGACATGAACCACTACCGGTTATTGGCCGGCTGGCCTCTCTGCGTCACAATCAGAATCTACAACTTTAA
- the LOC136550784 gene encoding flavin-containing monooxygenase FMO GS-OX-like 8, with product MSSSSKKVCVVGAGVAGLVSARELRREGHDVTVMEQSGGVGGQWLYDPRTDATDPLGVAGAQSSIYASLRLNMPRETTAFSDFPFFPSNDGTGDARRYPVHAEFLRYIRDLCDAFGLMDAVRLNTTVLHVGPLAPRAADDGGVKRWTVRWSSRHGDSEGEVVTAEEVFDAVVVAVGQNSQPRLPTINGMDKWSRRQLHSHSYRAPDSFQDQVVVVVGCHTSGTDIALELCTVAREVHISVKSMDDGAVFPGMRQAVSRHHNLHLHLQIDSLCEDGQVVFADESSIIADAVIYCTGYDYSFPFLDTGGLVTVDENRISPLFEHTFPPALAPSLSFVGVPKSVVVPRFYEAQARWVAQVLSGRRSLPPVADMLRSAEEYNRARETAGVAKRLTHDIFDLEYCDAFGETHCGFPRLEDWKNELLWPSVKRLRNATESFRDDYRDSDLVLEDLRSQGWLTGRPPPPPQDTRVENES from the exons ATGTCGTCGTCGTCCAAGAAGGTGTGCGTGGTCGGCGCCGGCGTCGCGGGACTAGTGTCCGCCCGCGAGCTGCGCCGGGAGGGCCACGACGTGACGGTTATGGAGCAGAGCGGCGGCGTCGGCGGGCAGTGGCTGTACGACCCGAGGACCGACGCCACCGACCCTCTCGGCGTGGCCGGCGCGCAGAGCAGCATCTACGCCTCTCTCCGGCTCAACATGCCCAGGGAGACTACGGCCTTCTCCGACTTCCCTTTCTTCCCCAGCAACGACGGCACCGGCGACGCCCGGAGGTACCCGGTGCACGCCGAGTTCCTGAGGTACATCAGGGACTTGTGCGACGCGTTCGGGCTCATGGACGCCGTCAGGCTCAACACCACGGTCCTACACGTCGGCCCGTTGGCGCCGCGCGCCGCTGACGACGGTGGCGTGAAGCGGTGGACTGTGAGATGGTCCTCGAGACATGGTGACAGTGAGGGCGAGGTGGTCACCGCAGAGGAGGTGttcgacgccgtcgtcgtcgcggtCGGCCAAAACTCCCAGCCAAGGCTCCCTACCATCAACG GCATGGACAAGTGGAGCAGGAGGCAGCTGCATTCGCACTCGTACCGGGCCCCGGACTCGTTCCAGGaccaagtggtggtggtggtcggatGCCACACGAGCGGCACGGACATCGCGCTGGAGCTCTGCACGGTGGCAAGAGAGGTGCACATCAGCGTCAAGTCCATGGACGACGGCGCCGTGTTCCCGGGCATGAGGCAAGCTGTGTCCAGGCACCACAACCTGCATCTCCACCTCCAG ATTGATAGCTTGTGCGAGGACGGGCAGGTGGTGTTCGCCGACGAATCCTCCATTATCGCAGACGCCGTCATCTACTGCACCGG GTACGACTACTCGTTCCCATTCCTGGACACGGGAGGTCTGGTCACCGTCGACGAGAACCGCATCAGCCCGCTGTTCGAGCACACGTTCCCGCCGGCGCTGGCGCCATCGCTCTCCTTCGTGGGCGTGCCCAAGAGCGTGGTCGTGCCGCGGTTCTACGAGGCGCAGGCGAGGTGGGTGGCGCAGGTGCTATCCGGCCGGAGGTCGCTGCCGCCGGTGGCTGACATGCTCCGCTCCGCGGAGGAGTACAACCGCGCAAGGGAGACGGCCGGCGTGGCCAAACGCCTGACGCACGACATCTTCGACCTGGAGTACTGCGACGCGTTCGGGGAGACGCATTGCGGGTTCCCGCGGCTGGAGGACTGGAAGAACGAGCTCCTGTGGCCCTCCGTCAAAAGACTGCGCAATGCCACGGAGAGCTTCCGTGACGACTACCGCGACAGCGACCTTGTCCTGGAGGACCTGCGCTCACAGGGCTGGCTTaccggccggccgccgccgccgccgcaggacaCGAGGGTAGAAAACGAGTCATGA
- the LOC136550786 gene encoding flavin-containing monooxygenase FMO GS-OX-like 8 gives MASSSKKVCVVGAGVSGLVSARELLREGHDVTVMEQSSGVGGQWLYDPRTDAGDPLGVAGVASSIYASLRLNTPRESMGFSDFPFVYPSTGGDARRYPGHAEFLRYIRGFCDAFGLMDVVRLNTKVLDVGLLAPRGRDDGGGTRWTVRCSSRRGDCEGEVVTTEETFDAVVVAIGQFTQPRLPTINGMDKWSRRQLHSHSYRAPDSFQDQVVVVVGCQSSGVDIALELCTVARDVHISVKSVDDDGAIFPGMRKAVSRRHNLHLHLQIECLCEDGQVTFADGSCVVADSIIYCTGYDYSFPFLDTGGLVTVDDNRVGPLFEHTFPPALAPALSFVGIPKRVVVPRFYETQARWVAQVLSGRRTLPSSEEMMRWAEEYHRAREMAGMPKRFTHEFFGDYDFCDEFGEKHCGFPRLESWKKELRWASMARQRGDGSETFRDVYHDSDLVREGLQAQGWPAGSQQHK, from the exons ATGGCGTCGTCGTCCAAGAAGGTGTGCGTGGTGGGCGCCGGCGTCTCAGGGCTGGTATCAGCCCGCGAGCTCCTCCGCGAGGGTCACGACGTGACGGTcatggagcagagcagcggcgtcGGCGGGCAGTGGCTGTACGACCCGAGGACCGACGCCGGCGACCCCCTGGGCGTGGCCGGCGTGGCGAGCAGCATCTACGCCTCTCTCCGGCTCAACACGCCCAGGGAGAGTATGGGCTTCTCCGACTTCCCCTTCGTCTACCCCAGcaccggcggcgacgcgcggcggtACCCGGGGCACGCCGAGTTCCTGAGGTACATCAGGGGCTTCTGCGACGCGTTCGGGCTCATGGACGTCGTCAGGCTCAACACCAAGGTCCTGGACGTCGGCCTGCTGGCGCCGCGCGgccgcgacgacggcggcggcacgcGGTGGACGGTGAGGTGCTCGTCGAGACGTGGTGACTGTGAGGGCGAGGTGGTCACCACGGAGGAGACGttcgacgccgtcgtcgtcgccatcgGCCAATTCACCCAGCCAAGGCTCCCTACAATCAACG GCATGGACAAGTGGAGCAGGAGGCAGCTGCACTCCCACTCGTACCGGGCCCCGGACTCGTTCCAGGACCAAGTGGTGGTGGTTGTCGGATGCCAATCGAGCGGCGTGGACATCGCGCTTGAGCTCTGCACGGTGGCGAGAGACGTGCACATCAGCGTCAAGTCCGTGGACGACGACGGCGCCATCTTCCCCGGCATGAGGAAAGCTGTGTCCAGGCGCCACAACCTGCATCTGCACCTCCAGATCGAGTGCTTGTGTGAGGATGGGCAGGTAACGTTCGCCGACGGCTCGTGTGTCGTCGCCGACTCCATCATCTACTGCACTGGGTACGACTACTCGTTCCCGTTCCTGGACACGGGAGGTTTGGTCACCGTCGACGACAACCGCGTCGGCCCGCTGTTCGAGCACACGTTTCCGCCGGCGCTGGCGCCGGCGCTGTCCTTCGTCGGCATACCCAAGAGGGTGGTGGTGCCGCGGTTCTACGAGACGCAGGCGAGGTGGGTGGCGCAGGTGCTGTCAGGCCGGAGGACGCTGCCGTCGTCGGAGGAGATGATGCGCTGGGCCGAGGAGTACCACCGCGCCAGGGAGATGGCCGGCATGCCCAAGCGCTTCACGCATGAATTCTTCGGCGACTATGACTTCTGCGACGAGTTCGGGGAGAAGCACTGCGGGTTCCCGCGGCTGGAGAGCTGGAAGAAGGAGCTCCGGTGGGCGTCCATGGCAAGACAAAGGGGTGATGGCTCGGAGACCTTCCGGGACGTCTACCACGACAGCGACTTGGTTCGGGAGGGCTTGCAGGCACAGGGCTGGCCGGCTGGCTCACAGCAACACAAGTAG